A segment of the Actinomycetes bacterium genome:
GGCCGGCTTCACCGACAACCTCCCGGAGGCAATCCGCGCTTTCGACTCGGGCCGCCCGCCGGTCTTCGTGGACGATCCCCGCCGGGACCTGTTCGAGACCCCTGACGGCGACTGAGATCCGCGGGCGGTTGCGGGCGGTTCCCGGGTCCACTGACCGGAACGTATGATCCGGCGATGCCAATAGGACTGCAACCGACCGCTGCTGACCGGTCGACTCTGCCGAACGAGCCTCAGGCGGTCGTCGAGGCGTTCCTTGCCGCCCTGGCGGACCACGACGTCGACACGGCGAGGGCGCTGGTCGATGACGACATCCTCTATGTGAACGTGGGGCTGCCGGCAGTGCGCGGCCGCGAGCAGATGGACAAGGTGTTCGCCCTGCTCGACCGACCGTCCTCGGACTTCGAGGTGTACATGCACTCGATCTCAGCCGACGGCAAGACCGTGCTGACCGAGCGCACCGACGTGCTGGTCGCCGGTCCGCTGCGCGCCCAGTTCTGGGTGTGGGGCCGCTTTGACGTGGTCGACGGCAAGATCGTGCTCTGGCGGGACTCCTTTGACTTCCTGGACATCGTGCGAGGCACCCTGCGCGGTGCGCTCGCGATGGTGGTTCCAGGTCTCGCACCATTGCCGCCACGAGGCGACAATGACCCACCCGGTCGCTGAGCTGGAACGACGCTGATCGGTGTGCGCAGGGTCCCGTTCGGTAACCACACGAAGGGCCGTGGGTCCATCCGGTGCGCGACGCATCGGCTCATGCGGCGTCTCCCCTGAGTCGTGCTTCGCTCGATTCAGGTGCTCGGCGCGACGCCGACGACCTCTGTGGCCTGGGCGTCGGGCTCGCGCAGGTCGACCACGGCGGCCAGCACGACTGCCATTGCCGCCCCGGCGAGCAACACGGCCGTCATGCCGACCGAGTCGATCACGACTCCGCCGATCAGCCCGCCGACCGGGACCAGTCCCGCCCAGGCCATCATCCACAGGCCCATGACCCTGCCGCGCACGTCGTCGTGCACGCGCAGTTGCAGGATCGTGATGAGCGCTGTGACGATCACGAAGTAGCTGGCTCCGGCCAGGAACACCGAGGGGAATCCGGTCAGCGGTGTGGCTGACATCGTGAAGGCGGCCAGCGCCAGGGCGAACACGCCCAGGCCCACCCGCACGATGCGGGGCCGTTCGTAGCGGGACAGCCATGAGCCCATCGACAGCGCTCCCGTGAAGGCGCCGAGCCCGAAGGTGGAGAACATAATCGTGTACCGCCAACCCTCGAGGTCGAACTGTTCGGCTGCGATCTTGGGCATCTGGTAGATGAACACGAGACAGAACACCGAGTAGACGGCAATGGTGATGAGCACCCTGCCGATGACCTTGTCGCGGCGTGCCTCGCGAAAGCCGCCGGCGAGTTGTTTGAGCGGGGACTCGCCCGGTGCGCCCTTGGGCGAGAAGTCTGCATGGGCGGTCATGAGGGCGAGGATCACGAAGCCGTATGTGGCGGCGTTGACCACGAACACAGTCGATGCGCCGCCAAGGGCTGCCACGGCGCCGCCGAGGATCGGGCCGACCACGCGACTGGCGTTCATCGAGGCCGAGCTGAGCGCCACCGCCCCGCGGAGGTCCTCTCGCCCTACGAGGGTCGGAAGGATGGCGTTGGCGGCCGGTGC
Coding sequences within it:
- a CDS encoding limonene-1,2-epoxide hydrolase produces the protein MPIGLQPTAADRSTLPNEPQAVVEAFLAALADHDVDTARALVDDDILYVNVGLPAVRGREQMDKVFALLDRPSSDFEVYMHSISADGKTVLTERTDVLVAGPLRAQFWVWGRFDVVDGKIVLWRDSFDFLDIVRGTLRGALAMVVPGLAPLPPRGDNDPPGR
- a CDS encoding MFS transporter, which translates into the protein MNAGAPPPAGRAPGSMAAALSHKPFRRVFAGTMSSNIGTWMQNVILIALAYDLTGGATFIGIITFAQLGPMLFLSPIGGAIADRVNRRVLMVGIASVQAVLSLLLALVATQPDPNRAVLVGIVFGIGIASSINAPAANAILPTLVGREDLRGAVALSSASMNASRVVGPILGGAVAALGGASTVFVVNAATYGFVILALMTAHADFSPKGAPGESPLKQLAGGFREARRDKVIGRVLITIAVYSVFCLVFIYQMPKIAAEQFDLEGWRYTIMFSTFGLGAFTGALSMGSWLSRYERPRIVRVGLGVFALALAAFTMSATPLTGFPSVFLAGASYFVIVTALITILQLRVHDDVRGRVMGLWMMAWAGLVPVGGLIGGVVIDSVGMTAVLLAGAAMAVVLAAVVDLREPDAQATEVVGVAPST